In Janthinobacterium rivuli, a single genomic region encodes these proteins:
- a CDS encoding lytic transglycosylase domain-containing protein: protein MTHRSTEAALPASTVAGQPALARLRARAQAISARGVLTTAQHTLTVFGISALALIALLMFRPDLGKQLTHSLFPLPMAEAQAVEAPALSALMEAPASVQTAAASDAPLSKEEKALLGTQKQQQWVTNWLSKRYRVANDATNMLVSTAYLTAREIKLDPLLILAVMAIESGLNPFAESPVGAQGLMQVMSKVHHERFQEMGGVQAALNPVANIRVGSLILKDYVTRGGSVEAGLKTYVGAANFATDSGYGSRVLAEYRRLKQVSAGQRVPTTTPVMASNTPAPAKAPAAESGITIKVLPHNEIAGL, encoded by the coding sequence ATGACTCATCGTAGCACTGAAGCAGCATTGCCTGCTTCAACCGTGGCTGGCCAGCCAGCGTTGGCGCGTTTGCGCGCCCGCGCACAAGCCATTTCGGCACGTGGCGTTTTGACCACGGCACAACACACACTGACAGTCTTCGGCATTTCCGCCCTGGCACTGATCGCCCTGCTGATGTTCCGCCCCGACCTGGGCAAGCAATTGACGCACAGCCTGTTCCCGCTGCCGATGGCGGAAGCGCAAGCCGTTGAAGCGCCGGCCCTGTCGGCACTGATGGAAGCGCCCGCTTCCGTGCAAACGGCCGCCGCCAGCGACGCGCCGCTGAGCAAGGAAGAAAAAGCCTTGCTGGGCACGCAAAAGCAGCAGCAATGGGTCACCAACTGGCTCTCCAAGCGCTACCGCGTGGCCAACGACGCGACCAATATGCTCGTCTCGACGGCTTACCTGACGGCCCGTGAAATCAAGCTGGACCCGCTGCTGATCCTGGCCGTGATGGCCATCGAATCGGGCTTGAATCCATTCGCGGAAAGCCCCGTCGGCGCGCAAGGCTTGATGCAAGTCATGTCGAAAGTGCACCATGAGCGCTTCCAGGAAATGGGCGGCGTGCAAGCAGCCCTGAACCCGGTCGCCAACATCCGCGTCGGCTCCCTGATCCTGAAAGACTACGTCACGCGTGGCGGTTCCGTCGAAGCGGGCTTGAAAACCTATGTCGGCGCCGCCAACTTCGCCACCGACTCGGGCTACGGCTCGCGCGTGCTGGCCGAATACCGCCGCCTGAAACAAGTGTCCGCCGGCCAGCGCGTGCCGACCACGACACCGGTGATGGCATCGAACACGCCAGCACCAGCCAAGGCCCCTGCAGCGGAAAGCGGCATCACCATCAAAGTACTGCCTCACAACGAGATCGCCGGCCTGTGA
- the nusB gene encoding transcription antitermination factor NusB, translating into MTEKNLLANPSKNRTPRHRAREFALQGLYQWLLNNEDATTVVNNIRAAHGFDKADGDHFTVLLYGAIKDSLALRESMAPLIDRNIAELSPIEHGILLIGAFELKNNMEIPYRVVINEAVELAKSFGGIDGHKYVNGVLDKLAVKFREEEVGANKRK; encoded by the coding sequence ATGACTGAGAAAAATTTGCTCGCCAATCCCAGCAAAAACCGCACGCCGCGTCACCGCGCGCGCGAGTTTGCGCTGCAGGGCTTGTACCAGTGGCTGCTGAACAATGAAGACGCGACTACCGTCGTGAACAATATTCGCGCGGCGCATGGTTTCGACAAGGCTGATGGCGATCATTTCACGGTGCTGCTGTACGGCGCCATCAAGGATTCGCTGGCGCTGCGCGAAAGCATGGCACCATTGATCGACCGCAATATCGCGGAACTGTCGCCCATCGAACACGGCATCCTGCTGATCGGCGCATTCGAGCTGAAGAACAACATGGAAATCCCGTACCGCGTCGTCATCAACGAAGCGGTCGAGCTGGCCAAGTCGTTTGGCGGTATCGACGGCCACAAGTATGTGAACGGCGTGCTGGATAAACTGGCAGTGAAATTCCGCGAGGAAGAAGTGGGCGCCAACAAGCGCAAGTAA
- the ribH gene encoding 6,7-dimethyl-8-ribityllumazine synthase produces MTVGAYETNFAGEGLRVGIVQARFNEIVGGGLLSACLEELSKLGVADEDILHVTVPGALEIPLILQKMAETEQFDALIALGAVIRGETYHFELVSNESGAGITRVGLDYGIPIANAVLTTENDEQAEVRMLVKGAEAARVAVEMANLAQALEELQDTDED; encoded by the coding sequence ATGACCGTAGGAGCATACGAAACCAATTTTGCCGGCGAAGGTTTGCGCGTCGGTATCGTCCAGGCACGATTCAATGAAATCGTCGGTGGTGGCTTGCTGTCGGCATGCCTGGAAGAGTTGAGCAAGCTGGGCGTGGCCGATGAAGATATCCTGCACGTGACCGTGCCGGGCGCCCTGGAAATCCCACTGATTCTGCAAAAAATGGCGGAAACCGAGCAATTCGACGCCCTGATCGCACTGGGCGCCGTGATTCGCGGTGAAACCTACCACTTCGAGCTGGTATCGAACGAATCGGGCGCGGGCATCACGCGCGTCGGTCTCGATTACGGCATCCCCATCGCCAACGCAGTGTTGACGACCGAAAACGACGAGCAGGCGGAAGTGCGCATGCTGGTCAAGGGAGCCGAAGCGGCACGCGTGGCAGTGGAAATGGCCAATCTGGCGCAAGCGCTGGAAGAGTTGCAAGACACAGACGAGGACTAA
- the ribBA gene encoding bifunctional 3,4-dihydroxy-2-butanone-4-phosphate synthase/GTP cyclohydrolase II codes for MSISSTEEIVAELRAGRMVILVDEEDRENEGDLVLAADFVTPEAINFMITHARGLVCLTLTEERCDELNLSMMTSRNGTAYGTNFTVSIEAAEGVTTGISAADRAKTIQVAVAKGTQPSDIVQPGHIFPLKAQKGGVLMRAGHTEAGCDLTAMAGLTPASVICEIMKDDGTMARLPDLLVFAEQHGLKIGTIADLIHYRSQTESLVERVAERTLHTAHGEFRLIAFRDKPSASAHLALVHGDLAPGLEALVRVHQPVSLLDVLESEATTHSWTVAASMAAIKQAERGVMVLLNCGETSSELFAQFAALDTPQAKPKGRAASMDLRSYGIGAQILRDLGVSKMQLLASPRKMPSMAGFDLEVTGFQCHPGQQ; via the coding sequence ATGTCTATTTCAAGCACCGAAGAGATCGTCGCTGAATTACGCGCCGGCCGCATGGTGATACTGGTCGATGAAGAAGACCGGGAAAATGAAGGCGATCTGGTGCTTGCCGCCGATTTCGTGACGCCTGAAGCCATCAATTTCATGATCACGCATGCGCGTGGCCTCGTCTGCCTGACCCTGACGGAAGAGCGTTGCGACGAGCTGAACCTGTCGATGATGACGTCGCGCAACGGCACTGCCTACGGCACCAACTTTACCGTGTCCATCGAAGCGGCCGAAGGCGTAACGACGGGCATTTCCGCCGCCGACCGCGCCAAGACCATCCAGGTGGCCGTGGCCAAGGGCACGCAGCCCAGCGATATCGTCCAGCCCGGCCATATCTTCCCGCTGAAAGCGCAAAAAGGCGGCGTGCTGATGCGCGCAGGCCATACGGAAGCCGGTTGCGACCTGACGGCCATGGCCGGCCTGACGCCCGCATCCGTGATTTGCGAAATCATGAAGGACGACGGCACCATGGCGCGCCTGCCGGACTTGCTGGTGTTTGCCGAGCAGCATGGCTTGAAAATCGGCACGATTGCCGACCTGATCCATTACCGCAGCCAGACGGAGTCCCTGGTCGAGCGTGTTGCCGAGCGCACCCTGCACACGGCGCACGGCGAATTCCGCCTGATCGCCTTCCGCGACAAGCCTAGCGCCTCGGCCCACTTGGCCCTCGTGCATGGCGACCTGGCGCCCGGCCTGGAAGCGCTGGTGCGCGTGCATCAGCCCGTTTCCCTGCTGGACGTGCTGGAAAGCGAAGCGACCACCCACTCGTGGACGGTGGCCGCTTCGATGGCCGCCATCAAGCAGGCAGAGCGGGGCGTGATGGTCTTGCTGAACTGTGGCGAGACGTCGAGTGAACTGTTTGCCCAGTTCGCCGCCCTGGACACGCCGCAAGCCAAGCCGAAAGGCCGCGCCGCCAGCATGGACTTGCGCAGCTACGGCATCGGCGCGCAAATCCTGCGCGACCTGGGCGTGAGCAAGATGCAATTGCTGGCCAGCCCCCGCAAGATGCCGTCGATGGCCGGTTTCGACCTCGAAGTAACGGGTTTTCAGTGCCATCCTGGCCAGCAGTAA
- the ubiD gene encoding 4-hydroxy-3-polyprenylbenzoate decarboxylase, whose translation MKYSDLRDFISQLQQMGELKPISTPISPILEMTEVCDRTLRAGGPALLFNNPTGHTMPVLGNLFGTTRRVALGMGAEDVSELRKIGHVLARLKEPEPPKDFKDLLGLGSLVKSVWDMSPKELRGAKCQEIVWEGNDVDLARLPIQHCWPGDVAPLITWGLVITKGPNKKRQNLGIYRQQVLGRNKVIMRWLAHRGGALDFREHAIQSKGKPYPIAVALGADPATILGAVTPVPDSLSEYQFAGLLRGSRTELVKAIGSELRVPASAEIVLEGHIYPDENHPSGYEHALEGPYGDHTGYYNEQDSFPVFTIDRITMRRDPIYHSTYTGKPPDEPAVLGLALNEVFVPLLQKQFSEITDFYLPPEGCSYRMAVVQIKKQYAGHAKRVMFGVWSFLRQFMYTKFIVVVDEDVNIRDWKEVIWAITTRVDPIRDTTLVDNTPIDYLDFASPVSGLGSKMGIDATNKWPGETTREWGTTIAMTPEVKAKVDSIWQELGL comes from the coding sequence ATGAAATATTCAGATTTGCGAGATTTTATTTCTCAACTGCAACAAATGGGTGAACTTAAGCCCATTTCGACCCCCATTTCACCGATTTTGGAGATGACGGAGGTATGCGACCGCACCTTGCGCGCAGGCGGACCGGCCTTGCTGTTCAATAATCCCACGGGACACACCATGCCGGTGCTGGGCAATCTGTTCGGCACCACGCGCCGCGTGGCGCTGGGCATGGGCGCGGAAGATGTCAGCGAGCTGCGCAAGATCGGCCATGTGCTGGCGCGCCTGAAGGAGCCGGAACCGCCGAAGGATTTCAAGGATCTGCTGGGCCTGGGGTCGCTGGTGAAATCGGTGTGGGACATGTCGCCGAAAGAATTGCGCGGCGCCAAGTGCCAGGAAATCGTCTGGGAGGGTAACGACGTCGACCTGGCGCGCCTGCCGATCCAGCATTGCTGGCCTGGCGACGTCGCCCCCCTGATCACCTGGGGCCTGGTGATCACCAAGGGTCCGAACAAGAAGCGGCAAAACCTCGGCATCTACCGCCAGCAGGTATTGGGGCGCAACAAGGTCATCATGCGCTGGCTGGCGCACCGGGGCGGGGCGCTGGACTTCCGCGAGCACGCCATTCAAAGCAAGGGCAAGCCGTATCCGATCGCCGTCGCGCTCGGCGCCGATCCCGCTACTATATTAGGGGCCGTCACGCCGGTGCCGGACAGCCTGTCCGAATACCAGTTCGCCGGCTTGCTGCGCGGCAGCCGCACCGAATTGGTAAAAGCGATTGGCAGCGAGCTGCGCGTGCCCGCGTCCGCCGAGATCGTGCTCGAAGGCCATATCTATCCGGACGAAAACCATCCGAGCGGCTACGAGCACGCGCTGGAAGGGCCGTATGGCGACCACACGGGCTACTATAATGAGCAGGACAGTTTCCCTGTGTTTACCATTGACCGCATCACCATGCGTCGCGACCCGATTTACCACTCCACGTATACAGGCAAACCGCCGGACGAGCCGGCCGTGCTGGGCCTGGCCCTGAACGAAGTGTTCGTGCCGCTGCTGCAAAAGCAGTTCAGCGAAATCACGGATTTCTATCTGCCGCCCGAAGGTTGCAGCTACCGCATGGCCGTGGTGCAGATCAAGAAGCAGTACGCGGGCCACGCCAAGCGCGTGATGTTCGGCGTGTGGAGCTTCCTGCGCCAGTTCATGTATACCAAGTTCATCGTGGTTGTCGATGAAGACGTGAATATCCGCGACTGGAAAGAAGTCATCTGGGCCATCACCACGCGGGTCGACCCGATTCGCGATACGACCCTGGTCGACAACACGCCGATCGACTATCTGGACTTCGCCTCGCCGGTCAGCGGCCTGGGCAGCAAGATGGGCATCGATGCGACGAATAAATGGCCGGGCGAGACAACGCGCGAGTGGGGCACGACGATTGCCATGACGCCGGAAGTGAAGGCGAAGGTGGACAGTATCTGGCAAGAGCTGGGCCTGTAG
- a CDS encoding OsmC family protein → MKTNGSAIWSGGIKDGKGAISTRSGALQEYPYGFASRFEGKPGTNPEELIGAAHAGCFTMALSLILGEAGLTAEKMETTAEVTLDKVDDGFAITAVHLILKAKIPGADQAKFDELTAKAKAGCPVSKLLKANITLDATLLP, encoded by the coding sequence ATGAAAACCAACGGATCGGCCATCTGGTCAGGCGGCATCAAGGACGGCAAGGGCGCCATCAGCACGCGCAGCGGTGCCTTGCAGGAATATCCCTACGGCTTTGCCAGCCGCTTCGAAGGCAAGCCCGGCACGAATCCCGAGGAATTGATCGGCGCCGCGCATGCGGGCTGCTTCACCATGGCCTTGTCGCTGATCCTCGGTGAAGCGGGCCTGACGGCGGAAAAGATGGAAACGACGGCCGAAGTGACCCTCGACAAGGTGGACGACGGTTTCGCCATCACGGCCGTCCATTTGATTCTGAAAGCGAAGATCCCTGGCGCCGACCAGGCGAAGTTCGATGAATTGACGGCCAAGGCCAAGGCCGGCTGCCCCGTGTCGAAGCTGCTGAAAGCCAACATTACCCTGGACGCGACCCTGCTGCCCTAG